The following proteins come from a genomic window of Paenibacillus swuensis:
- the mtnA gene encoding S-methyl-5-thioribose-1-phosphate isomerase has product MTPEEFIHTETQPTDGQAGWIQSVRWNASEHRLDLLDQRLLPEEIRYLPLHTSRDVWEAIRHLAVRGAPAIGISAAFGVYLGIRDAGGDAAAVLEETRKQAEYLATSRPTAVNLFWALDRMKARADELASRQDLTPAGMKQALLEEALGIQAEDEETCRLIGEHALELFQDGMGVLTHCNAGGLATARYGTALAPIYLAQERGISLRVFADETRPVLQGARLTAFELQQAGVDVTLICDNMAGMVMSKGWVQAVIVGTDRVAANGDVANKIGTYSVAVLAKAHGIPVYVACPLSTIDLTTPTGDEIPIEERPDSEITEGFGKRTAPVGVKVFNPAFDVTPNEYVSAIITEKGIVYPPYNVNLAKLFDI; this is encoded by the coding sequence ATGACCCCCGAAGAATTTATTCATACAGAGACACAACCTACTGACGGACAAGCCGGTTGGATCCAATCCGTCCGCTGGAACGCTTCGGAGCACAGGCTGGATCTGCTTGATCAGCGGCTGTTGCCGGAAGAAATCCGGTACTTGCCGCTTCACACCTCCCGGGACGTATGGGAGGCAATCCGTCACTTGGCGGTGCGCGGCGCCCCCGCCATCGGCATCAGCGCCGCGTTCGGCGTCTACCTCGGCATCCGGGATGCCGGGGGCGATGCGGCCGCGGTGCTTGAAGAAACGCGGAAGCAGGCCGAGTATCTGGCCACTTCGCGCCCTACCGCGGTCAACCTGTTCTGGGCGCTTGACCGCATGAAAGCCCGGGCGGACGAGCTCGCTTCGCGGCAGGATCTCACCCCGGCCGGGATGAAACAGGCGCTTCTGGAGGAAGCGCTGGGCATCCAGGCCGAGGACGAGGAAACCTGCCGCCTCATCGGCGAGCACGCCCTGGAGCTGTTCCAAGACGGCATGGGCGTGCTCACGCACTGCAATGCCGGAGGCTTGGCGACGGCGCGGTACGGCACCGCGCTCGCGCCGATCTATCTCGCGCAGGAGCGCGGGATCTCGCTCCGCGTGTTCGCGGACGAGACACGCCCTGTGCTGCAGGGCGCCAGGCTGACCGCCTTTGAACTGCAGCAGGCCGGCGTCGACGTGACGCTGATCTGCGATAACATGGCCGGCATGGTCATGTCCAAAGGCTGGGTGCAGGCGGTCATTGTCGGCACGGACCGCGTTGCCGCCAACGGCGATGTGGCCAACAAGATCGGAACTTACAGTGTCGCCGTGCTGGCCAAAGCGCATGGCATTCCCGTATACGTGGCATGCCCTTTATCCACCATCGATCTGACCACCCCAACGGGCGATGAAATCCCGATCGAGGAACGCCCGGACAGCGAAATCACCGAAGGCTTTGGTAAACGCACGGCCCCTGTAGGCGTGAAGGTGTTTAACCCGGCATTCGATGTAACGCCGAACGAATATGTATCCGCCATTATTACGGAAAAAGGAATTGTCTACCCGCCATATAACGTGAATTTGGCCAAGTTGTTCGACATTTAG
- a CDS encoding YunC family protein — MVRVEPIAIGDKTAIGIEVKLPKTTLVVVTTDKGYIMCGALDVALLNERLRDREIIAGRALGVKTLEDLLEAPLESVTHTAEAHGIVKGMQGREAILRMM, encoded by the coding sequence ATGGTAAGAGTTGAACCAATCGCGATAGGGGATAAAACAGCGATCGGCATCGAGGTTAAGTTGCCAAAGACGACGCTGGTTGTGGTCACGACGGACAAAGGGTACATCATGTGCGGTGCGCTGGATGTCGCTTTGCTGAACGAACGATTGCGGGATCGGGAAATTATCGCGGGACGCGCCTTAGGGGTGAAAACACTGGAGGATTTGCTCGAAGCTCCATTGGAATCCGTCACGCATACCGCGGAAGCGCACGGAATTGTTAAAGGGATGCAGGGAAGAGAAGCTATCCTTCGAATGATGTAG
- a CDS encoding DUF423 domain-containing protein: MQTTNKFILWGAVSAFLAVAIGAFGAHGLEPVLEEHGTKATFETGVQYHIAHALALLFLASLSDKFTGSKRWTWAGTMFLTGMILFSGSLYILSVTGIKVLGAITPLGGVAFLTGWTLVAMTAVQRNKP; the protein is encoded by the coding sequence ATGCAAACGACTAATAAATTCATCCTTTGGGGAGCGGTATCCGCCTTCCTGGCGGTCGCCATCGGCGCGTTTGGAGCGCATGGTCTTGAACCGGTTTTGGAGGAACACGGCACGAAAGCAACGTTCGAGACAGGTGTGCAGTACCATATCGCGCATGCTCTGGCGCTGTTATTCCTGGCTTCACTATCGGATAAGTTCACAGGGAGCAAGCGTTGGACTTGGGCAGGAACGATGTTCCTGACAGGGATGATCTTATTCTCCGGCAGCTTGTATATTCTAAGTGTCACGGGCATTAAAGTGCTTGGAGCGATAACACCGCTTGGAGGCGTTGCATTCTTAACGGGGTGGACATTAGTTGCTATGACTGCCGTACAACGGAATAAACCATAA
- the fdhA gene encoding formaldehyde dehydrogenase, glutathione-independent produces the protein MAGNRAVVYAEPGKVEVRNTEYPDLVLKDGPGVNPRNIGRKCEHGVILKVITTNICGSDQHMVRGRTTAPSGLVLGHEITGEVIEVGRDVEFIKKGDLVSVPFNIACGRCRSCKERNTNVCLNVNPDRPGSAYGYVDMGGWVGGQSEYVMVPYADFQLLKFPDKDKAMEKIMDLTMLSDIFPTGYHGAVSAGVKPGSTVYVAGAGPVGLAAAHSAQLLGAAVVIVGDLNAERLAQARSFGCETVDLSVHSNLGEQIDQLLGVPEVDSAIDCVGFEAHGHGKGHEEAPATVLNSIMEVTRAGGRLGIPGLYVTGDPGAVDEDAKIGTLKIRFGLGWAKSHTFVTGQTPVMQYNRDLMMSIMSGRAQIAKAVNATRISLEEAPGAYQAFDRGASRKFVIDPHGLVK, from the coding sequence ATGGCGGGAAATCGCGCGGTCGTTTACGCAGAACCGGGAAAAGTTGAAGTTCGAAATACGGAGTATCCAGATCTGGTCCTGAAAGACGGTCCAGGGGTCAACCCTAGGAATATCGGGCGTAAATGCGAGCACGGCGTTATTCTTAAAGTTATAACTACGAATATATGCGGCAGCGACCAGCATATGGTGCGGGGAAGAACGACGGCGCCAAGCGGCCTTGTGTTGGGACATGAGATTACAGGCGAGGTCATTGAAGTCGGACGGGACGTAGAGTTCATCAAGAAGGGGGATCTCGTCTCGGTCCCGTTCAACATTGCCTGCGGACGTTGCCGCAGCTGTAAGGAACGCAACACGAACGTATGTCTGAATGTCAATCCGGATCGTCCCGGATCTGCTTACGGTTATGTCGACATGGGCGGCTGGGTCGGAGGTCAATCCGAATATGTCATGGTACCTTATGCCGACTTTCAGCTGTTGAAATTTCCAGATAAAGATAAAGCAATGGAGAAAATTATGGATTTAACGATGCTGTCAGACATCTTCCCAACAGGCTATCACGGAGCGGTCAGCGCAGGCGTAAAACCTGGATCAACCGTCTATGTGGCCGGTGCGGGTCCTGTCGGCTTGGCGGCGGCCCATTCCGCACAGCTGCTCGGGGCGGCGGTTGTTATCGTCGGCGACCTGAATGCGGAGCGGTTGGCGCAAGCCCGCAGCTTCGGATGCGAGACGGTTGACCTGAGTGTGCACAGCAACCTTGGCGAGCAGATCGACCAACTGTTGGGCGTGCCCGAAGTAGACAGCGCGATTGACTGCGTAGGTTTTGAAGCTCATGGACACGGCAAGGGGCATGAGGAGGCGCCTGCAACGGTGCTGAACTCCATCATGGAAGTGACGCGGGCCGGCGGCAGACTGGGTATTCCGGGACTGTATGTAACGGGGGATCCGGGCGCCGTGGATGAAGACGCGAAGATCGGTACGCTGAAGATCCGCTTCGGCTTGGGCTGGGCGAAGTCGCATACGTTCGTGACCGGACAGACGCCGGTTATGCAGTATAACAGGGATCTGATGATGTCTATCATGTCTGGTCGCGCGCAGATTGCCAAAGCCGTAAACGCTACCCGAATTTCACTGGAGGAAGCTCCTGGAGCTTACCAGGCATTCGATAGAGGGGCTTCCAGAAAATTCGTCATTGACCCGCATGGTTTAGTGAAGTAG
- a CDS encoding molybdopterin molybdotransferase MoeA, with protein MITRRKARRVRSGVSVAEAQQRLIETCLPLGTEYVAFVEAADRVAAEDVMAMFPMPRFERSGVDGYAVNLSVEEGITAGKTRPCLVVTEDISAGSNFPRPLDPGTAARIMTGAEVPERATSIVMLEETDEYTKGNRLYIQLKHDVIPGRHIARIGEEWERGEVLIPQGRRLGGSDIGLLVAAGHRRIRVYRKPRVGIISIGNELLHPRPDAGGKMDEAMPAGMIHNSNGAMLAALVRQYGGIPYDYGIIEDDAYKARDFIRSVALKTDLVITTGAVSVGERDVMAEVFVRDTCLLFNKVFMRPGSPTSAGLLPLTAPGDCGDKHIESGEEGEEHRPGLLLNPHSTHRLVLGLSGNPGACFVGFELFASLCIGALQGAPFTKKDALHAFLSEPVLKGSPHPRYLQGKLRGDAGMLLAEPLPHARSSMMRSVPEATCLIVLPGGGKPALKGALVEIIPLGGFR; from the coding sequence ATGATCACCAGGCGTAAAGCCCGCAGAGTAAGGAGCGGAGTTTCTGTAGCGGAGGCGCAACAGAGGTTGATTGAGACGTGTCTTCCGCTCGGGACGGAATACGTAGCATTCGTGGAAGCGGCGGACAGGGTCGCGGCGGAAGACGTGATGGCGATGTTTCCGATGCCCCGTTTTGAGCGTTCAGGCGTGGACGGATACGCGGTTAACTTAAGCGTCGAAGAAGGAATTACAGCGGGGAAGACGCGGCCATGTCTTGTGGTAACAGAAGATATTTCGGCCGGGAGTAACTTTCCGCGGCCGCTTGATCCCGGGACGGCGGCTCGCATCATGACGGGCGCGGAAGTTCCCGAGCGCGCGACGTCGATCGTCATGCTGGAGGAAACAGATGAATATACGAAAGGCAACAGATTATATATTCAATTGAAGCATGACGTCATTCCGGGCAGGCACATCGCGCGGATCGGTGAAGAATGGGAGCGCGGCGAGGTGTTGATCCCTCAAGGGCGCAGGCTCGGCGGGTCCGACATCGGTCTGCTTGTTGCGGCGGGCCATCGCCGGATTCGTGTGTACAGGAAGCCGCGCGTAGGGATCATCAGTATCGGGAACGAACTCCTTCACCCGAGACCGGATGCGGGAGGCAAGATGGATGAAGCCATGCCGGCGGGCATGATCCACAACAGTAACGGCGCCATGCTAGCCGCCCTCGTCAGGCAATATGGCGGTATACCTTACGATTACGGCATTATCGAAGACGATGCTTACAAGGCGCGAGATTTCATTCGCTCAGTAGCCTTGAAGACGGACTTGGTTATTACGACAGGAGCTGTCTCCGTGGGTGAACGGGATGTCATGGCGGAAGTATTCGTTCGCGATACTTGCTTATTATTCAATAAAGTGTTCATGCGGCCCGGCAGTCCGACATCGGCAGGGCTGTTGCCTTTGACGGCCCCGGGGGATTGCGGCGATAAGCATATAGAGTCGGGGGAAGAGGGGGAGGAACATCGCCCTGGGCTCCTGCTAAATCCACATTCCACGCATCGTCTGGTGCTCGGACTTTCTGGCAATCCCGGTGCTTGCTTTGTCGGATTTGAACTGTTTGCGTCCCTCTGTATAGGCGCTCTGCAAGGAGCGCCTTTCACGAAAAAAGACGCGCTGCACGCCTTCTTGTCAGAGCCGGTCCTCAAGGGAAGCCCTCATCCCCGCTACCTTCAGGGAAAGCTGCGCGGCGATGCCGGTATGCTCCTCGCCGAGCCCTTACCTCATGCCCGCTCCAGTATGATGCGTTCGGTGCCCGAAGCAACTTGTCTGATTGTGCTTCCGGGCGGCGGTAAACCGGCGCTGAAAGGCGCTTTGGTTGAGATTATTCCGCTCGGCGGATTTCGTTGA
- the fdhD gene encoding formate dehydrogenase accessory sulfurtransferase FdhD, producing the protein MLFRSQDRIATEWPLTIKVNGEEFATLVCTPSDLLELTYGFLASEGWIRTSNDVSRVDVDEGTGFAHVELHRKNHMRSGDHSKRWIGSCCGKSRQFYLRSDVQTARTIMTSVPITVETCFQLMNALQRESADFEQTGGVHNAALCGSDGLFLVRSDIGRHNALDKLYGYCLLHRISMRDKVIAFSGRMSSEVVLKAAKMGAGILLSKSAPTDLALKLANDLNITTVGFIRGNRLNVYTHPERILDTAVMTKEEPL; encoded by the coding sequence ATGTTATTCAGAAGCCAAGATCGGATTGCCACGGAATGGCCGTTGACGATCAAGGTGAACGGGGAGGAGTTTGCTACGCTCGTATGCACACCATCCGATCTGCTGGAGTTGACGTATGGCTTTCTGGCGTCGGAAGGATGGATTCGGACATCGAACGATGTGAGCCGGGTGGATGTGGATGAAGGCACAGGCTTCGCGCATGTCGAGTTGCATCGGAAGAATCACATGCGGTCAGGGGATCACAGCAAGCGTTGGATTGGTTCGTGTTGTGGCAAAAGCAGGCAGTTCTACCTTCGAAGTGATGTCCAAACAGCCAGAACGATCATGACAAGTGTTCCGATTACGGTAGAAACCTGCTTCCAATTGATGAATGCGCTTCAGCGGGAATCGGCGGATTTCGAACAGACCGGCGGTGTACATAATGCCGCCCTCTGCGGGTCCGACGGACTATTCCTGGTCCGATCCGATATCGGCAGGCATAACGCGCTGGACAAACTGTACGGATATTGCCTGCTCCACCGCATTTCCATGCGCGATAAGGTCATCGCGTTCAGCGGGCGGATGTCCTCCGAGGTGGTCCTCAAGGCGGCGAAAATGGGGGCGGGAATTCTCCTCTCCAAGTCCGCGCCTACCGATCTCGCTTTAAAGCTGGCCAATGATCTCAACATCACTACGGTTGGATTCATTCGGGGCAACCGATTAAACGTATATACTCATCCGGAACGAATCTTGGATACGGCTGTCATGACCAAAGAGGAACCGTTATGA
- a CDS encoding FdhF/YdeP family oxidoreductase, giving the protein MSTTKHSGPIKLPAKPDSKLWVSRIPFGLGKVKPHHIRDTLKVAWDNRDALPYAYRMLTQGVCDGCALGVSGLYDRTLEGPHLCTTRLNLLRLNTMPAMKDAHLYADMDALRKLNSAELRKLGRIPYPLLREKGENRFRRITWDQALERIANKIRSLPPKQIAFYMTARGITNESYYVGAKTARFLGTNHIDNASRICHSPSKTALKRSVGVGASTCNYKDWIGTDVLVFWGSVAATNQPVSTKYMYAAKRKGTKIIVINPYHEPAMDAYWIPSVPESALFGTKLADDYYKVNIGGDIAFMNGVMKAWFEMEATTRGSAVDWNFIGDHTTGIEPLQTHIEKQSWTQLEASSGLSRTRMTEFAELLAKARTGVFVWSMGLTQHRFGTDNISQVANLALLRGFLGREHCGLMPIRGHSGVQGSGEMGADPFSLPGGEFNDVDIERIEGLWGFSIPRWHGDIVGVSLENALLPDSDERKLKLFYTSGGNFLETMPDPDEMRRALESVEIRVHQDIVFNTSTLVDAREAVIVLPAMTRYEQPGGGTSTSTERMVYFSPEIEGPRIGEARAEWQIYRDLAVQVHPERREQIWFDHAAAIREEIARAVPYYDGIQELSRQGDFFQWGGAWLCEGGTCPTPDSRGRLIPIELPELRKAEGRFYLTTRRGKQFNSLIFGDQDPFNGADRGDVLLCADDAAKLGLASGESIVVYNEHGRFQGRIRLADIRAGNAAMFWPEANPLLPKGVYEPHAGIPEYNTGVMIEKADSFYSRKDRKLARKPEEESDNEEE; this is encoded by the coding sequence ATGAGCACAACGAAGCATAGCGGGCCGATCAAGCTCCCCGCCAAACCGGATTCAAAGCTGTGGGTCAGCCGCATTCCGTTCGGACTCGGGAAAGTAAAGCCCCATCATATTCGAGATACGCTCAAGGTCGCTTGGGACAATCGGGACGCTTTGCCCTACGCATACCGGATGCTCACTCAGGGCGTATGCGACGGGTGCGCGCTAGGGGTATCCGGGCTTTACGACAGAACGCTCGAAGGTCCGCATCTGTGCACTACGCGCTTGAACCTGTTGCGCCTGAACACGATGCCGGCCATGAAGGATGCGCATCTGTACGCCGACATGGACGCGCTGCGCAAGTTGAACAGCGCGGAGCTTCGCAAGCTTGGCCGTATACCATACCCGCTGCTGCGGGAGAAAGGCGAGAACCGGTTTCGCCGCATAACCTGGGACCAAGCGCTGGAGCGGATCGCGAACAAGATTCGCAGCCTTCCTCCTAAGCAGATCGCCTTCTATATGACGGCAAGAGGCATTACGAACGAATCGTATTATGTCGGCGCCAAGACCGCGCGATTCCTGGGCACGAATCATATCGACAACGCTTCGCGGATCTGCCACTCGCCTTCGAAGACGGCATTGAAGCGTTCGGTCGGCGTCGGCGCTTCCACCTGTAACTATAAGGACTGGATCGGTACGGATGTGCTGGTGTTCTGGGGCAGCGTCGCGGCGACCAATCAGCCGGTGTCCACAAAATATATGTATGCAGCGAAACGAAAAGGCACAAAAATCATTGTCATCAACCCTTATCACGAGCCGGCAATGGACGCTTATTGGATTCCCTCGGTGCCGGAATCGGCCTTGTTCGGTACGAAGCTTGCGGATGATTACTACAAGGTGAACATCGGCGGTGATATCGCATTTATGAACGGCGTGATGAAGGCTTGGTTTGAAATGGAAGCGACAACTCGGGGTTCCGCTGTGGATTGGAATTTTATCGGGGACCATACGACCGGTATCGAGCCGTTGCAGACACATATCGAGAAGCAAAGCTGGACACAGCTGGAAGCCTCTTCAGGCTTGTCCAGAACCCGGATGACGGAATTCGCCGAGCTTCTGGCCAAGGCGCGTACCGGCGTCTTTGTGTGGAGCATGGGATTAACGCAGCACCGGTTCGGTACCGATAACATCTCGCAAGTCGCGAATCTGGCCCTGCTGCGCGGATTTCTCGGCAGAGAGCATTGCGGCTTAATGCCGATTCGCGGACACAGCGGCGTGCAGGGTTCCGGCGAAATGGGAGCGGACCCTTTCTCCTTGCCCGGCGGCGAATTCAACGATGTGGATATAGAGCGAATTGAAGGTCTCTGGGGCTTTTCCATTCCGCGATGGCATGGAGACATTGTCGGTGTATCGTTGGAGAATGCGTTGCTGCCAGACAGCGATGAGCGAAAACTGAAGCTCTTTTACACTTCCGGAGGTAATTTCCTCGAGACGATGCCTGATCCGGATGAAATGCGCAGAGCGCTTGAAAGCGTAGAGATTCGGGTGCATCAGGATATCGTCTTCAACACGTCCACACTGGTGGACGCCCGGGAAGCGGTAATCGTGCTGCCGGCGATGACACGGTATGAGCAACCGGGAGGCGGTACGTCCACTTCAACGGAGCGAATGGTTTACTTCTCGCCGGAAATTGAAGGTCCGCGGATTGGCGAAGCCCGTGCTGAATGGCAAATCTACAGGGATTTGGCGGTTCAGGTGCACCCTGAGCGCAGAGAGCAGATTTGGTTTGACCATGCTGCTGCGATTCGAGAGGAAATTGCCCGCGCGGTGCCTTATTACGACGGCATTCAAGAACTGTCCCGACAGGGCGATTTCTTTCAGTGGGGAGGCGCGTGGCTTTGCGAGGGCGGCACTTGTCCGACGCCTGACAGTCGAGGCAGGCTGATCCCGATTGAATTGCCCGAGTTAAGAAAAGCCGAAGGACGCTTTTATCTGACTACTCGAAGGGGAAAGCAGTTCAATTCTCTCATCTTCGGAGATCAGGATCCCTTCAACGGCGCGGATCGCGGCGATGTGCTCCTATGCGCGGACGATGCGGCGAAGCTCGGGTTGGCAAGCGGCGAATCGATTGTTGTTTACAACGAGCATGGCAGATTTCAAGGCCGTATACGCTTAGCCGATATCAGGGCGGGGAATGCAGCCATGTTCTGGCCGGAAGCGAATCCGCTGCTCCCCAAGGGCGTATACGAGCCCCATGCCGGCATTCCCGAATATAATACAGGTGTCATGATAGAGAAGGCGGATTCGTTCTATAGCCGAAAGGATCGGAAGTTGGCGCGAAAGCCTGAGGAAGAATCGGACAACGAAGAGGAGTGA
- a CDS encoding DUF2294 domain-containing protein — MNKYEAEFSNLVKAFRKRHMGKGPREVSTTFCKHWAICEMSGNLSPVEKFIATKDDGKQLLRDARTQMVKDMYRKHRPVEMEELLGAVFVDLFVDIDIDQDFGISVFVFDRNIEAKFTIE; from the coding sequence ATGAATAAATATGAAGCTGAGTTCAGCAATTTGGTCAAGGCTTTTCGCAAGCGGCATATGGGCAAAGGCCCGAGGGAAGTATCCACTACGTTCTGCAAGCATTGGGCGATCTGCGAGATGAGCGGAAATTTGTCACCTGTGGAGAAGTTTATCGCAACCAAGGACGACGGGAAGCAGCTGCTCCGGGATGCGCGAACGCAGATGGTGAAGGACATGTACCGCAAGCACCGTCCGGTCGAGATGGAAGAGCTGCTAGGCGCCGTGTTTGTCGATTTGTTTGTAGACATCGATATTGATCAGGACTTCGGCATTTCGGTGTTCGTGTTCGACCGGAACATTGAAGCTAAATTTACAATTGAATAA
- the mobB gene encoding molybdopterin-guanine dinucleotide biosynthesis protein B: MEQQKPVIQFVGYKNRGKTTLICRLIPKLAQLGLSVGVIKRDAHNAELDKQGSDTWQHREAGAAVTAITSDCQTALITTAPTTLDALIAQMQSVDFIFVEGFKQAGYPKIICVQAPEDIALVYELEDPVAVAAWRTEGLPADVGVPVLSIDDVDGILLHLQTWRGKGGKPMLPFGGEHL; this comes from the coding sequence ATGGAACAGCAGAAACCGGTCATTCAATTCGTAGGGTACAAAAATCGGGGCAAAACCACGCTCATCTGCCGCCTCATCCCCAAACTGGCTCAACTGGGGTTGAGCGTCGGCGTGATTAAACGGGACGCGCACAACGCCGAGTTGGACAAGCAAGGCTCAGATACTTGGCAGCACCGGGAAGCCGGAGCGGCGGTCACGGCTATTACTTCAGATTGCCAAACAGCGTTGATTACAACCGCACCCACGACATTGGACGCGTTGATTGCACAGATGCAAAGCGTGGATTTCATCTTCGTGGAAGGCTTTAAGCAAGCGGGTTATCCCAAAATTATATGTGTGCAGGCGCCGGAGGATATCGCATTGGTGTATGAGCTTGAAGATCCGGTTGCCGTAGCTGCTTGGCGGACTGAGGGCTTGCCTGCGGATGTTGGTGTGCCGGTGTTGTCGATTGACGATGTGGACGGAATTCTATTGCATCTGCAAACCTGGAGAGGAAAAGGCGGTAAACCCATGTTGCCATTCGGGGGAGAACACTTATGA
- the mobA gene encoding molybdenum cofactor guanylyltransferase has protein sequence MNNSMMNPDPIHNSRPYVQGILLCGGRSSRMGTDKALLEVSGQPLLVRSCRQLAQLCDGVTVVCLAEKLEHYRSLLTAEPFSVSFTLDQYPGKGPLAGIHAGLDSLRQTGYGFVVACDMPWIDSVLYERLVQETSDDPDWVGCDRQPLHALYHSRLTSNAEAFLQLDKLRLWSFVDQLQSRIVDYDQQDCFRNLNSPEEYQAYLQRISSRSQE, from the coding sequence ATGAACAATAGCATGATGAATCCTGATCCCATCCATAACTCACGGCCTTATGTGCAAGGCATTCTGCTGTGCGGAGGACGCAGCTCCCGGATGGGAACAGATAAGGCGCTGCTGGAGGTTTCGGGACAGCCATTGCTTGTACGGTCTTGCAGACAATTGGCACAGCTTTGCGATGGTGTTACCGTTGTCTGCCTCGCCGAGAAGCTGGAACATTATCGCAGTCTGCTGACGGCAGAGCCGTTTTCAGTGTCCTTTACCCTGGATCAATATCCCGGCAAAGGGCCGCTTGCGGGCATCCACGCCGGACTGGATTCATTACGCCAAACGGGGTACGGATTCGTTGTCGCTTGCGATATGCCGTGGATCGACTCGGTACTCTATGAAAGATTGGTCCAGGAAACAAGCGACGATCCGGATTGGGTGGGCTGCGACAGACAGCCGCTGCATGCTCTCTATCATAGCCGGCTCACTTCGAACGCCGAAGCATTCCTGCAGCTAGACAAGCTGCGTCTCTGGTCTTTCGTGGACCAACTTCAATCCCGGATCGTGGATTATGATCAGCAAGATTGTTTCAGAAATCTCAATTCGCCTGAAGAATACCAAGCTTACCTTCAACGTATCTCATCAAGATCGCAGGAATGA
- a CDS encoding MmcQ/YjbR family DNA-binding protein — protein sequence METERLITTDKGLRLLARIRTICMALPETEEKIDGFGHTSFRVQDKPYVMMGQTGDVANLHLKTDKETQSLLLAREDDAYRMTPYIGRHGWVTAVHADPDADAAVWYELTELITEAYLRTAPKRLRNSFLRS from the coding sequence ATGGAGACAGAGCGGTTGATCACAACCGATAAAGGCTTGCGTTTGCTGGCTCGTATTCGGACAATCTGCATGGCATTACCGGAAACGGAAGAGAAGATCGACGGCTTTGGGCATACTTCGTTTCGGGTTCAGGATAAACCTTATGTCATGATGGGGCAAACCGGCGACGTGGCGAACCTGCATTTGAAGACGGATAAAGAAACCCAATCGCTGTTGCTTGCTCGGGAGGATGACGCCTATCGAATGACGCCGTATATTGGCCGTCATGGCTGGGTGACCGCCGTGCACGCAGATCCCGATGCCGACGCCGCCGTCTGGTACGAGCTTACGGAACTTATTACAGAAGCTTACCTTCGAACCGCTCCCAAGCGGTTACGAAACTCATTCCTGCGATCTTGA